A section of the Streptomyces xinghaiensis S187 genome encodes:
- a CDS encoding putative bifunctional diguanylate cyclase/phosphodiesterase, which yields MTARPPGPGAPGPDGSEDGPDDRLRRFAAIWSRAIYPATATSMTRAEFEQHLIPQARRLAAALRTRPFDPSAGLEVGAALVAAHCTDPGSLPHTLGVIDSYLTLYCPPEEPQPVEQLRARCTRLQHAVAAGFAEALRERTRSEQEAMSRAALRAQADAEQALHRSEARFRAVFEGAAIGIGIADMDGRVVDINESLTRMFGGLEHHVRSRRVTDWTHPEDSPGVWRMLAELMRGERDHFRVDKPYYRNDGTVLWTNLTVSLLRDRDGTPRYMLALMEDITERRLLNLRLRYEATHDALTGLPNRTFFFERLESAVAARGGTARFGLCYLDLDGFKAVNDHLGHAVGDQLLVAVADRLQSCVTAPSQLVARIGGDEFVALITDPPEQKDVTDFAERILDALSTPVSIAGKELTVRGSIGIVDGPAGKLGAAEVLRSADITMYRAKAAGGNRYEHADPEADTRVITRHGLTNSLPMALQRGEFFIEYQPLVRLSDGQVHGAEALVRWSHPLRGVLGPDQFIPLAENTGLIVPLGRWVLEEAVRQARDWQFQHIDGKALRVNVNLSPCQLHHPHLVRDTVEVLKEAGLEPSSLCLEVTESALIGADETLLKPLRELADLGVDIALDDFGTGYSNLSNLRRMPLSTLKLDRSFTRGMQREPADPIDIKIVEGIVSLAHTLDLAVTVEGVETGVQAEHLRVLGCDTAQGWYYARPGPPERLHTLSLADAT from the coding sequence GTGACGGCCCGGCCGCCCGGGCCCGGGGCTCCCGGCCCAGACGGTTCCGAGGACGGGCCCGACGACAGACTGAGACGGTTCGCCGCGATCTGGAGCCGGGCCATCTACCCGGCCACGGCCACGTCCATGACCCGCGCCGAGTTCGAACAGCATCTGATCCCGCAGGCCCGCCGGCTGGCCGCCGCCCTGCGGACCCGGCCGTTCGACCCGAGCGCGGGGCTGGAGGTCGGGGCCGCGCTCGTCGCGGCGCACTGCACCGACCCCGGGAGCCTGCCGCACACGCTGGGCGTGATCGACTCCTATCTGACGCTCTACTGCCCGCCCGAGGAACCGCAGCCGGTGGAGCAGCTCCGGGCCCGCTGCACCCGGCTCCAGCACGCCGTCGCCGCCGGATTCGCCGAGGCCCTGCGGGAACGGACCCGCTCCGAGCAGGAGGCCATGTCCCGCGCCGCGCTGCGTGCGCAGGCCGACGCCGAACAGGCCCTGCACCGCAGCGAGGCGAGGTTCCGGGCGGTCTTCGAGGGCGCCGCCATCGGCATCGGCATCGCCGACATGGACGGCCGGGTCGTCGACATCAACGAGAGCCTGACCCGGATGTTCGGCGGTCTGGAGCACCATGTGCGCAGCCGCCGGGTGACCGACTGGACCCACCCCGAGGACAGCCCGGGCGTCTGGCGGATGCTGGCCGAACTCATGCGCGGGGAGCGCGACCACTTCCGCGTCGACAAGCCGTACTACCGCAACGACGGCACCGTCCTGTGGACCAACCTCACGGTCTCCCTCCTCCGCGACCGGGACGGCACCCCCCGCTACATGCTCGCGCTGATGGAGGACATCACCGAGCGCAGGCTGCTCAACCTCCGCCTCCGCTACGAGGCGACGCACGACGCCCTCACCGGACTCCCCAACCGGACCTTCTTCTTCGAGCGGCTGGAATCCGCGGTCGCCGCACGCGGCGGCACCGCCCGCTTCGGCCTCTGCTACCTGGACCTGGACGGCTTCAAGGCGGTCAACGACCACCTCGGCCACGCCGTCGGCGACCAGTTGCTGGTCGCCGTCGCCGACCGGCTGCAATCGTGCGTGACCGCCCCCAGCCAGCTCGTGGCGCGGATCGGCGGCGACGAGTTCGTGGCCCTGATCACCGACCCGCCCGAGCAGAAGGACGTCACCGACTTCGCCGAGCGCATCCTCGACGCCCTGTCCACCCCGGTGTCCATCGCCGGCAAGGAACTGACCGTACGGGGCAGCATCGGCATCGTGGACGGCCCGGCGGGCAAGCTCGGCGCCGCCGAGGTGCTGCGCAGCGCGGACATCACCATGTACCGGGCCAAGGCCGCGGGCGGCAACCGCTACGAGCACGCCGACCCGGAGGCCGACACCCGGGTCATCACCCGTCACGGCCTGACGAACAGCCTGCCGATGGCGCTCCAGCGCGGCGAGTTCTTCATCGAGTACCAGCCGCTGGTCCGGCTCAGCGACGGCCAGGTGCACGGCGCGGAGGCCCTCGTCCGCTGGTCCCACCCGCTGCGCGGGGTGCTGGGACCGGACCAGTTCATCCCCCTCGCGGAGAACACCGGCCTGATCGTGCCGCTCGGCCGCTGGGTGCTGGAGGAGGCCGTACGGCAGGCCCGCGACTGGCAGTTCCAGCACATCGACGGAAAGGCGCTGCGGGTCAACGTCAACCTGTCGCCCTGCCAGCTCCACCACCCGCATCTCGTCCGGGACACGGTGGAGGTGCTCAAGGAGGCCGGCCTGGAGCCGTCCTCGCTCTGCCTGGAGGTGACCGAGAGCGCGCTGATCGGCGCCGACGAGACCCTGCTGAAGCCGCTGCGCGAACTGGCCGACCTCGGCGTCGACATCGCCCTCGACGACTTCGGCACGGGCTACTCCAACCTCTCCAACCTCCGCCGGATGCCGCTCAGCACCCTCAAACTCGACCGCTCCTTCACCCGGGGCATGCAGCGGGAGCCGGCCGACCCCATCGACATCAAGATCGTGGAGGGCATCGTCTCCCTCGCGCACACCCTTGACCTCGCGGTCACCGTGGAGGGCGTGGAGACCGGCGTCCAGGCCGAACACCTGCGCGTCCTCGGCTGCGACACGGCCCAGGGCTGGTACTACGCGCGGCCCGGCCCGCCCGAGCGGCTCCACACCCTCTCGCTGGCCGACGCGACCTGA
- a CDS encoding SAM-dependent methyltransferase: MERPSWAPQGIDLSVPSVSRIYDFYLGGSHNFEADREAARRAMEIMPGLPKIMQANRAFMRRVVRYAVGQGITQFLDIGSGIPTFGNVHEVAQAAAPEAKVVYVDNDPVAVAHSRAVLEGSESAVITAADLREPSAILSSPEARSMFDFGKPVALLLVAVLHFLTDDDEPRRVVAELRDALPPGSLMALTHASTEGGPLTSRQGVGVEGVYRQATSPLVMRSRQEVAPFFDGFEMVEPGLVSMPDWRPDTPGEQEDPVVYTGFAGVGRKA; encoded by the coding sequence ATGGAGCGACCCTCCTGGGCCCCCCAGGGCATCGACCTTTCCGTGCCGAGCGTGTCCCGGATCTACGACTTCTACCTGGGTGGCTCGCACAACTTCGAGGCCGACCGGGAGGCGGCGCGCAGGGCGATGGAGATCATGCCGGGCCTGCCGAAGATCATGCAGGCGAATCGTGCCTTCATGCGGCGCGTCGTACGGTACGCCGTGGGACAGGGCATCACCCAGTTCCTCGACATAGGCTCCGGCATACCGACCTTCGGCAACGTCCACGAGGTCGCCCAGGCGGCGGCCCCGGAGGCGAAGGTCGTCTACGTCGACAACGACCCGGTGGCCGTGGCGCACAGCCGGGCGGTGCTGGAGGGCAGCGAGTCCGCGGTCATCACCGCGGCCGACCTGCGCGAGCCGTCGGCCATCCTGTCCAGTCCCGAGGCCCGGAGCATGTTCGACTTCGGGAAACCGGTGGCGCTGCTCCTCGTCGCCGTCCTGCACTTCCTGACCGACGACGACGAACCGCGGCGCGTCGTCGCGGAGTTGCGCGACGCGCTGCCGCCGGGCAGCCTGATGGCGCTCACCCACGCGTCGACGGAGGGCGGGCCACTGACGTCCCGTCAGGGTGTCGGGGTGGAAGGGGTCTACCGGCAGGCGACCTCCCCGCTGGTCATGCGGTCGCGCCAGGAGGTCGCCCCGTTCTTCGACGGCTTCGAGATGGTCGAGCCGGGCCTCGTGTCGATGCCCGACTGGCGGCCCGACACCCCCGGCGAGCAGGAGGACCCCGTGGTCTACACCGGGTTCGCCGGCGTGGGGCGCAAGGCGTGA
- a CDS encoding universal stress protein: MPAPFERGTDGPKVIVAGLDGSDSSWRATAYAAGLARRQNALLAVVHVQPLLVAGAALGAPTAAITADAAEELEREARSAIGRMPEAGSLRWEFHTFHGDPYTVLAEAADGLKADAVVVGASERAGHRLAGSVAVRLVKAGHWPVTVVP, from the coding sequence GTGCCCGCGCCCTTCGAGCGCGGAACGGACGGCCCCAAGGTGATCGTCGCCGGGCTGGACGGTTCCGACTCCTCCTGGCGTGCCACCGCCTATGCCGCGGGGCTGGCCCGGCGGCAGAACGCCCTGCTCGCGGTCGTCCACGTCCAGCCGCTGCTGGTGGCCGGGGCCGCGCTGGGCGCCCCCACGGCGGCGATCACCGCCGACGCCGCCGAGGAGCTGGAGCGGGAGGCCCGCTCGGCGATCGGCCGGATGCCGGAAGCCGGCAGTCTGCGCTGGGAGTTCCACACCTTCCACGGCGACCCGTACACCGTGCTGGCCGAGGCGGCGGACGGGCTGAAGGCCGACGCCGTGGTCGTCGGCGCCTCCGAGCGTGCCGGGCACCGACTGGCCGGCTCGGTCGCGGTGCGGCTGGTCAAGGCGGGCCACTGGCCGGTCACCGTGGTGCCGTAG
- a CDS encoding response regulator transcription factor gives MASVLVVEDDPVIRTALIEVLSAHGHVVHSAAAGFEALREITARPPDVVVLDLGLPDLDGTDVLRMMRGISRVPVVVATARDDDAEVVKLLNAGADDYLVKPFSGEQLAARIGAVLRRTAPPAAALPSPGSDAAGGLPGGLPGGPAAGGAAARTVRVGDLVVDQPARTARLAGRELRLTRREFDLLAYLAAHADQVVSRRRILADVWRQPYVEDQTIDVHLSALRRKLGERASQPRYLHTVRGIGIKLVAPR, from the coding sequence ATGGCTTCCGTCCTGGTCGTCGAGGACGACCCCGTCATACGCACCGCGCTCATCGAGGTGCTCTCCGCGCACGGCCATGTGGTGCACAGCGCCGCCGCGGGCTTCGAGGCACTGCGGGAGATCACCGCCCGGCCGCCGGACGTCGTCGTGCTCGACCTCGGGCTGCCGGACCTGGACGGCACCGACGTGCTGCGGATGATGCGCGGGATCTCCCGGGTGCCGGTGGTCGTCGCCACGGCCCGGGACGACGACGCCGAGGTCGTCAAGCTGCTCAACGCGGGAGCCGACGACTATCTGGTCAAGCCCTTCTCGGGCGAGCAGCTCGCCGCCCGGATCGGCGCGGTGCTGCGCCGTACCGCTCCCCCGGCCGCCGCGCTCCCCTCCCCCGGCTCCGACGCGGCCGGCGGGCTCCCGGGCGGGCTTCCCGGCGGCCCGGCCGCCGGCGGGGCCGCCGCGCGCACGGTACGCGTGGGTGACCTGGTGGTCGACCAGCCGGCCCGTACGGCCCGGCTGGCGGGGCGGGAGCTGCGGCTCACCCGGCGCGAGTTCGATCTGCTGGCCTATCTGGCGGCCCACGCCGACCAGGTCGTCTCCCGGCGCCGCATCCTCGCCGACGTCTGGCGGCAGCCGTATGTGGAGGACCAGACCATAGACGTCCATCTCTCCGCGCTCCGCCGCAAACTGGGCGAGCGGGCCTCGCAGCCGCGCTATCTGCACACGGTGCGCGGCATCGGGATCAAGCTGGTGGCCCCGCGATGA
- a CDS encoding sensor histidine kinase — MRRALAGVALAVTSMVALSFLIPLALLVQSEARARSTTEAEQRASALAPVLALTTRSRDVQQAVSGLDSERRLAVHLPDGEVIGDRHAPASALARAERERETLAMDTDDGWVYLQPVILAGDRVAVVESFVPRSALTRGVVLSWGVMSLLAVGLVAGSVLVADRLGARVVRSSRELSRASNALGEGDLGIRVEPAGPPELKEAGRAFNSMADRVVGLLATERELVADLSHRLRTPLTALRLEAERMGSAPGSERLTAAITHLQTEIDSIISAARSPLAVGPPGGGTADGSGDGNGDGDGNGDGDGAASGDGAAGSRCEVSGVVRRRVEFWAVLAGQQGRPCGLDVTDEPTPVRLPYDDLAAVVDALIGNVFQHTPEGTAFAVEVERTAGSVVLCVDDAGPGIADPDLALERGVSVGGSTGLGLDIALRAARTTRGDLTIGRGPLGGARVRVELGLAPAVPPAGTPSRASRAVRAAARRGKRTTPDRGGPAG; from the coding sequence ATGAGACGGGCCCTGGCCGGTGTCGCGCTGGCGGTGACGTCCATGGTGGCGCTCTCCTTCCTGATCCCGCTGGCGCTGCTGGTGCAGTCCGAGGCGCGGGCCCGCTCCACGACGGAGGCGGAGCAGCGGGCCTCGGCCCTGGCCCCGGTGCTGGCGCTGACCACCCGCTCCCGCGATGTGCAGCAGGCCGTCTCGGGCCTGGACTCGGAGCGGCGGCTGGCGGTCCATCTGCCGGACGGCGAGGTGATCGGGGACCGGCACGCGCCCGCGTCCGCGCTGGCGCGTGCCGAGCGGGAGCGGGAGACGCTCGCCATGGACACCGACGACGGGTGGGTGTACCTGCAGCCGGTGATCCTCGCCGGGGACCGGGTCGCGGTCGTGGAGTCGTTCGTGCCGCGCTCGGCGCTCACCCGCGGCGTGGTGCTGTCCTGGGGGGTGATGTCGCTGCTGGCGGTGGGGCTGGTGGCCGGTTCGGTGCTGGTCGCCGACCGGCTGGGCGCCCGCGTCGTCCGGTCCTCCCGGGAGCTGTCCCGGGCCTCGAACGCGCTCGGCGAGGGAGACCTCGGCATCCGGGTGGAGCCGGCCGGGCCGCCGGAGCTGAAGGAGGCGGGGCGGGCGTTCAACTCGATGGCGGACCGGGTGGTCGGGCTACTGGCGACGGAGCGGGAGCTGGTGGCGGATCTGTCGCACCGGCTCCGCACCCCGCTGACGGCGCTCCGGCTGGAGGCGGAGCGGATGGGCTCGGCTCCGGGGTCGGAGCGGCTGACGGCCGCGATCACCCATCTGCAGACCGAGATCGACTCGATCATCTCCGCCGCGCGCAGCCCGCTGGCGGTGGGCCCGCCGGGCGGCGGGACGGCGGACGGTTCCGGAGACGGGAACGGGGACGGGGACGGGAACGGGGACGGGGACGGGGCCGCAAGCGGGGACGGGGCCGCCGGGAGCCGCTGCGAGGTGTCCGGTGTGGTGCGGCGGCGGGTGGAGTTCTGGGCGGTCCTCGCCGGCCAGCAGGGCCGGCCCTGCGGGCTGGACGTCACCGACGAGCCGACTCCGGTGCGGCTGCCGTACGACGACCTGGCGGCGGTCGTGGACGCGCTGATCGGCAATGTCTTCCAGCACACGCCGGAGGGGACGGCGTTCGCGGTGGAGGTGGAACGGACCGCGGGGTCGGTGGTCCTCTGCGTGGACGACGCGGGCCCCGGCATCGCGGACCCGGATCTGGCCCTGGAGCGCGGGGTGAGCGTCGGCGGCTCGACGGGTCTGGGGCTGGACATCGCGCTCCGGGCGGCGCGGACGACACGCGGTGACCTCACGATCGGCCGCGGCCCGCTGGGCGGTGCCCGGGTGCGGGTCGAGCTCGGTCTGGCGCCCGCCGTGCCGCCGGCGGGCACGCCGTCCCGGGCCTCGCGGGCGGTCCGCGCGGCGGCGCGGCGGGGGAAGCGGACGACCCCGGACCGGGGCGGGCCGGCCGGCTGA
- a CDS encoding CAP domain-containing protein — translation MRSRHRKRRSVPLRHIALATGALTVMAGVGAGFALDDDGPATAASEPRSAAGSGASPASPTAGETTPSPSPSATRRSPSPKAEKSRSTAAPRPDRTTAKADRQTARKSTPTRAPEPAKTAERPAKAPETAATGVAGEVLNLVNKARADAGCGPVSADERLDSAAEKYSSAMASSGNFSHTGTDGSSVAQRVEREGYTWSAVGENIAKGQPDAAAVMDGWMNSEGHRANILNCDFKEMGLGLHESGGPWWTQVFATGR, via the coding sequence ATGAGATCCCGCCACCGCAAGCGCCGTTCCGTACCGCTGCGCCACATCGCCCTGGCGACCGGCGCGCTCACGGTCATGGCGGGCGTCGGCGCGGGATTCGCCCTGGACGACGACGGCCCCGCGACCGCGGCCTCCGAACCCCGGTCCGCGGCCGGGAGCGGCGCCTCCCCGGCATCCCCCACAGCCGGGGAGACGACGCCGTCCCCCTCCCCGTCCGCCACCCGGCGCAGCCCGTCGCCGAAGGCGGAGAAGAGCAGGAGCACCGCCGCCCCGCGGCCGGACCGTACGACGGCGAAGGCGGACCGGCAGACCGCGCGGAAGAGCACCCCCACCCGGGCACCGGAGCCCGCGAAGACCGCCGAGCGGCCCGCCAAGGCCCCGGAGACGGCCGCGACCGGCGTCGCCGGAGAGGTCCTGAACCTGGTCAACAAAGCCCGCGCGGACGCCGGCTGCGGGCCGGTGAGCGCCGACGAACGGCTGGACAGCGCCGCCGAGAAGTACAGCAGCGCCATGGCGTCCAGCGGGAACTTCTCGCACACCGGCACCGACGGGTCGAGCGTCGCCCAGCGCGTCGAACGCGAGGGCTACACCTGGTCCGCCGTCGGCGAGAACATAGCGAAGGGCCAGCCGGACGCGGCCGCCGTCATGGACGGCTGGATGAACAGCGAAGGCCACCGGGCGAACATCCTCAACTGCGACTTCAAGGAAATGGGCCTCGGTCTCCACGAGAGCGGCGGCCCCTGGTGGACCCAGGTCTTCGCCACCGGCCGCTGA
- a CDS encoding GNAT family N-acetyltransferase, which translates to MHIREATPDDWPAIWPFLREIVAAGETYTYPRDLDEAAARELWMLRPPGRTVVAVDEDGTVLGTAKTNPNHMGGASHIAGASFMVDPAAAGRGVGRALGEHVIAWARAEGYRAMQFNAVVESNTRAVALWRSLGFEILGTLPEGFHHPVKGYVGLHIMHRRL; encoded by the coding sequence ATGCACATCAGAGAAGCCACCCCGGACGACTGGCCCGCCATCTGGCCGTTCCTGCGCGAGATCGTCGCCGCGGGGGAGACCTACACCTACCCCCGCGACCTCGACGAGGCGGCGGCCCGCGAGCTCTGGATGCTCCGGCCGCCGGGCCGCACCGTCGTCGCCGTGGACGAGGACGGCACCGTCCTCGGCACCGCCAAGACGAACCCCAACCACATGGGCGGCGCCTCGCACATCGCCGGTGCCAGCTTCATGGTCGACCCGGCGGCGGCCGGGCGGGGCGTGGGCCGCGCGCTCGGCGAACACGTGATCGCGTGGGCGCGCGCCGAGGGCTACCGGGCGATGCAGTTCAACGCCGTGGTGGAGAGCAACACCCGGGCCGTCGCGCTCTGGCGGTCCCTCGGTTTCGAGATCCTGGGCACCCTGCCCGAGGGCTTCCACCATCCCGTGAAGGGCTATGTGGGGCTGCACATCATGCACCGCCGCCTCTGA
- a CDS encoding NAD(P)/FAD-dependent oxidoreductase → MSRPRIVIVGAGFAGYQTARTLSRLAKGAAEIVLVNPHDYFLYVPLLPEVATGILEPRRISVSIPGTLPDVRLMLGEADHIDLDGRRVGLVDPEGNRREIAYDRLVLSAGSVNKLLPIPGVTEHAHGFRGMPEALYLRDHMTRQIELADVADDPAERDARCTFVVVGAGYTGTEVAAHGKLFTDELARHQPSLRDREPPRWMLLDVAPRVLPGLPGHMADTAERVLTRRGVEVAMGVSVAEATKEGVRLTDDRFVPTHSLVWCVGVRPDPLVGDLGLPTEKGRLCVDEYLGVPGHPEVFACGDAAAVPDLTQPGEITPMTAQHAWRQGKTAAQNIAASYGKGERSPYRHRDLGFVVDLGGFQAAANPLRVPLSGPVAKAVTRGYHLAAMPGNRVRTGADWLLDAALSRQAVQMGLVRSDAVPLENSSPELPVRTYA, encoded by the coding sequence ATGAGCCGACCGCGCATCGTCATCGTCGGAGCCGGCTTCGCCGGTTACCAGACCGCCCGTACGCTCAGCCGCCTCGCCAAGGGGGCGGCGGAGATCGTACTGGTCAACCCGCACGACTACTTCCTCTACGTACCGCTGCTCCCGGAAGTGGCGACCGGCATCCTCGAGCCGCGCCGGATCTCGGTGTCCATCCCCGGCACGCTGCCGGACGTACGGCTCATGCTCGGCGAGGCCGACCACATCGACCTGGACGGGCGCCGGGTCGGGCTGGTCGACCCGGAGGGCAACCGCCGCGAGATCGCGTACGACCGGCTCGTGCTCTCCGCGGGCAGCGTCAACAAGCTGCTGCCGATCCCGGGGGTCACCGAACACGCGCACGGCTTCCGCGGTATGCCCGAGGCGCTCTATCTGCGCGACCACATGACCCGCCAGATCGAACTGGCCGACGTCGCCGACGACCCCGCCGAACGGGACGCGCGCTGCACCTTCGTGGTGGTCGGCGCCGGCTACACCGGTACCGAGGTCGCCGCCCACGGCAAGCTGTTCACCGACGAACTCGCCCGGCACCAGCCCTCGCTGCGCGACCGCGAACCGCCCCGCTGGATGCTCCTGGACGTCGCCCCGCGGGTGCTGCCCGGGCTGCCCGGGCACATGGCGGACACGGCGGAGCGGGTGCTGACGCGGCGGGGGGTCGAGGTCGCCATGGGCGTCTCGGTCGCCGAGGCCACCAAGGAGGGCGTGCGCCTCACCGACGACCGCTTCGTCCCGACCCACTCGCTGGTCTGGTGCGTCGGCGTCCGGCCCGACCCGCTCGTCGGCGACCTCGGCCTGCCCACCGAGAAGGGGCGGCTCTGCGTCGACGAGTACCTGGGCGTCCCCGGCCACCCCGAGGTGTTCGCCTGCGGTGACGCCGCGGCCGTGCCCGACCTCACCCAGCCCGGCGAGATCACCCCGATGACCGCCCAGCACGCCTGGCGGCAGGGGAAGACCGCCGCGCAGAACATCGCGGCCTCCTACGGCAAGGGCGAACGCAGCCCGTACCGCCACCGCGACCTGGGTTTCGTGGTGGACCTGGGCGGCTTCCAGGCGGCGGCCAACCCGCTCCGGGTGCCGCTGTCCGGGCCCGTCGCCAAGGCCGTCACCCGTGGCTACCATCTGGCCGCGATGCCGGGCAACCGGGTCCGTACCGGCGCCGACTGGCTGCTGGACGCGGCTCTGTCGCGGCAGGCGGTGCAGATGGGTCTGGTCCGCTCCGACGCGGTGCCACTGGAGAACTCCTCGCCCGAACTGCCGGTACGGACCTACGCCTGA
- a CDS encoding DUF6343 family protein encodes MPQEERGRGRTRQGPEDGGPVPRSRSGVVGRRWERTGDEPVTARSALGLRLLLAAVYTPLFLAGAILFSLWSASAGADSAPSSGSLALIAGICAVLAVLAALDLLVVVRRRRRERNGRHRG; translated from the coding sequence ATGCCTCAGGAGGAACGCGGCCGCGGCCGCACCCGGCAGGGTCCGGAGGACGGGGGCCCGGTGCCCCGGTCCCGCTCCGGTGTCGTCGGCCGGCGCTGGGAGCGCACCGGCGACGAACCCGTCACGGCGCGCAGCGCGCTCGGCCTGCGGCTGCTGCTGGCCGCCGTCTACACCCCGCTCTTCCTCGCCGGCGCGATCCTGTTCTCCCTCTGGTCGGCCTCGGCCGGTGCCGACTCCGCGCCCAGCAGCGGGTCGCTGGCCCTGATCGCCGGCATCTGCGCCGTCCTCGCCGTCCTCGCGGCGCTCGACCTGCTGGTCGTGGTGCGCCGCCGGCGGCGCGAGCGGAACGGCCGGCACCGGGGCTGA
- a CDS encoding DUF2267 domain-containing protein: MRYEELTGKVQASARLPDRQSAERALGATLETLAERVPDGLADHLAAQLPEGAAEAVRRITAAHEAAPRQREYSRDHGERFDITSFAGRIAWRSGHSEEEALREAAAVLEVLDAAVSPELMHKLTAVLPRDIGELLPETRAGESGPGG; this comes from the coding sequence ATGCGCTACGAAGAACTCACCGGAAAGGTGCAGGCCAGTGCCCGGCTCCCGGACCGGCAGTCGGCCGAGCGGGCCCTCGGGGCCACCCTGGAAACGCTCGCCGAACGGGTGCCGGACGGGCTGGCCGACCACCTCGCGGCGCAGCTCCCGGAAGGGGCCGCGGAGGCCGTGCGGCGGATCACCGCCGCGCACGAGGCCGCGCCCCGGCAGCGGGAGTACAGCCGCGACCACGGCGAGCGCTTCGACATCACCTCGTTCGCGGGGCGGATCGCCTGGCGCAGCGGGCACTCCGAGGAGGAGGCGCTGCGGGAGGCGGCGGCCGTCCTGGAGGTGCTCGACGCGGCCGTCAGCCCGGAGCTGATGCACAAGCTCACGGCGGTCCTTCCGCGCGACATCGGCGAACTGCTGCCCGAGACGCGGGCCGGGGAGAGCGGCCCCGGGGGCTGA
- a CDS encoding glycosyltransferase family 2 protein: MTQATAGDGAEGTAATPAVGVVIATRNRADSLAVTLRNLLDLPERPEIVVVDNASTDHTRAMVAERFPEVRTLPLAVNRGALARNDGVRALDTPYVAFSDDDSWWHPGSLARAARILDAHPRLGLLAAGTLVGPDDEPDPLNDVLAASPLGRVHDLPGPQVLGYLGCAAVTRREAYLDAGGYHPVLFFGGEETLLAYDLAARGWGVAYCPEVVAHHHPAGGPRAGRRARVLRNELLTAWLRRPLPTALRRTARLALAARSDISAREALSGALARLPASLRFRDPLPPYLERAVRRLEGQRAS, from the coding sequence ATGACGCAAGCCACCGCTGGAGACGGGGCCGAGGGCACCGCGGCCACCCCCGCGGTGGGGGTGGTGATCGCCACCCGCAACCGGGCCGACTCCCTCGCCGTGACCCTGCGGAACCTGCTCGACCTGCCGGAGCGCCCGGAGATCGTGGTCGTGGACAACGCCTCCACCGACCACACCCGGGCCATGGTCGCCGAGCGCTTCCCGGAGGTCCGGACGCTGCCGCTGGCGGTCAACCGCGGCGCCCTCGCCCGCAACGACGGGGTGCGCGCCCTGGACACCCCCTATGTGGCCTTCAGCGACGACGACTCCTGGTGGCACCCGGGCTCCCTGGCCCGCGCCGCCCGCATCCTGGACGCGCATCCCCGGCTGGGCCTGCTCGCCGCCGGCACCCTCGTCGGACCGGACGACGAACCCGACCCGCTCAACGACGTCCTGGCCGCCTCCCCGCTGGGCCGCGTCCACGACCTCCCCGGCCCGCAGGTGCTCGGCTACCTCGGCTGCGCCGCCGTCACCCGGCGGGAGGCCTACCTCGACGCCGGCGGTTACCACCCGGTGCTGTTCTTCGGCGGCGAGGAGACCCTGCTCGCCTACGACCTGGCGGCCCGCGGCTGGGGGGTGGCGTACTGCCCCGAGGTGGTGGCCCACCACCACCCGGCCGGCGGTCCGCGGGCCGGCCGCCGTGCCCGGGTGCTCCGCAACGAACTGCTGACCGCGTGGCTGCGCCGCCCGCTGCCGACGGCCCTGCGCCGCACGGCCCGGCTCGCCCTCGCGGCCCGCTCCGACATCTCCGCACGTGAGGCGCTGAGCGGCGCCCTCGCCCGGCTCCCCGCCTCCCTCCGGTTCCGTGATCCGCTGCCGCCGTACCTGGAGCGCGCCGTCCGGCGGCTGGAGGGGCAGCGAGCCTCGTGA
- a CDS encoding DUF6480 family protein, translating to MNHRKRNQDPDPRNTTGLEPGGGVPPGETPPVEGGLSETGPADLPHNPSKGWGKGPIILIGAVVLLFAVFMVVRAAALWE from the coding sequence ATGAACCACAGGAAGCGGAACCAGGACCCCGACCCCCGGAACACCACCGGTCTGGAGCCCGGCGGCGGTGTGCCGCCCGGGGAGACGCCGCCCGTGGAGGGCGGCCTCTCCGAGACCGGGCCGGCGGATCTGCCGCACAACCCGTCGAAGGGCTGGGGCAAGGGCCCGATCATCCTCATCGGGGCGGTCGTGCTGCTCTTCGCGGTCTTCATGGTGGTGCGCGCCGCGGCTCTCTGGGAGTGA